The region tgGACGGTATTTAGATCTGACCATTGTAGGCATTTTGTACAATGCAATAAACCAAGCTTCATATAACTTCTGAAAATCTGACCTCAGGaatctaaataaatattaaacttaTTTGGTTCTGGGTTGTTTGGCTGCTGGGGCCTTTTAGTCATCCACTGAGATCCTCAGCCCACCTGTAGAGACAGCAACACAGATGACTTTTCCTGGACTGGGTGAGTGTCATCCAGAGGAATAACTCCAATTTGTGAACCTTGGGCCTACAGAAGTGCTGGTCCTGAAGGGGAGGACTTTATTACTGGATACACCAATGACTCTGCCAGTGGTAGGACTTTAGTAGATATGCCTGCAAATCCCCCAAAAAAGGTGCCATTTTAAACACTATAGCTTTTTTAGAGTTGAAATTAACAGACACCTACAGTTGAAAGTCACTTGGTGTGCATACAGTTTAACATCAGATACAATGagtttgtgtttagttagattaagaaaaagataaaagtataattgtataattaaAACATGAGCATTTCCAGATGATCACTGAATTTACAAGCTGGTTTAACAGCATCATGTGAGCGTGTTCCCATCAGCTCCCTTCCCTGCAGGTCCACACACCAGGAATAACTGCTATTGCCATAGCACTGAATGGACAGGAAGTGGCCATGAGTGTCACACTGAGGCATATAGTCCTGAGGGGATGGCCTGCCACCATAATGACTTAACAGCACTGTCCTCCAGCGCTCACACAGGTTCTCAGCACATGGTACCAGAGGGGCTGTGAATAAAAACACCGCCATTAAGATTTTgagatgttttaacattttattttagtaacCAGAAACCACAGGAGGGATTTTGTATTGCCAAAattaacagaaatgtttcacaCTTTCTGTGAAGTTCCCAATACAGATGCTGGATTGGGTTCATCATCCCCATACACTTAATGCCAAATTATTTTACATGGGAAGCTGCACACATTTCCACTGTCCGTGTTACAGATCTTAAATTCTGCTGAATGTTCCTGAAATGTTTAATTGCAATGATACCCTCAGGATCATAATTATCTCAAATATAGCAGTGGTTCTATGCTTTCTCTACATATGGCCATAAATATGTCCCAGATGTCTCAGCACCCTCAGGAGTAAGAAGGATCATGTTGTAACAGTTTCCTGTGTAatgcaggaaaaggaaaagttAATGCTTTGATTTGTGTGAAACCaacactgttaaaacattacagaacacgcaccccccccccccccccccaacacacacacccacacacatatatatatatatatatatatataacacaataaTTAGGAGGaaataaagcacaaatgaaaacaatgaagggcaggaataataaaatgacaagAACGCTAGGACACAGGTAGGCTTGGATCCAAATGTAGAAGACTTTGATGGGATCACAATACAGATAAGAACTGTACGAGGAGTTTGTAGGATCAGAGTTAGTAACCAGATGAGCATGATGTAGAGAGTAGTCAATCAAATCCAGGGTCAGAACTGGTAGGCAGATTCCAGAGTGAACTGAAGGGCTAGAAGCGAGACATAGTCTGGGGAGGAAACAGAGGTTGGTTGCAAGAAAAATCAGCAATAGAAGAGAATGTTTGGTATGCATACTAAgatggcaatacttcgcaaaaAGGTCTGAGAGAATGGGAGTCTATAAAAGGCAAAAGATGGAGATAAACAGGTGTCGCCCATTAGTACTCAGGAGGAAGTGATCTAGGTCTGGGTGTGGTAAAACTAGTGGGCTGAGTTGAATTCATAACATAAAACACCAGTGAGGTTAAGCATAGActagaaacagaaataaacaaagccaCATGGTACTAGTACCGTAGAACACCAGGAGTTCCCAGAGCACAACGTGTCAGACAGGACAGGATGGAGACCATGTGGCATTGCACTagaggagcagggacaggagcAGGAACAGTTACTGAAGCCAGGCCTGTGACATCAGCAGAGCTAGGGACTAGGGACAGGATATAGGTCCAAATCCAGGTATGGACTGCAGATCAGTTCAGATTGAGAGCCAGGGCAGGGGCCAGCATCCAGAAAGGAACAGAAAGCAGAGCTGGAACAGGAGCCAGAACAGGAACAAGAATAAGAGCAGGAATAGGAGTCAGTGCTGAACCaggagctggaacaggaaaAAGAGCTCAAACAGTTGCTTGTACTAAAGAAATAACTAGGACTGAACTGGAGACAGGAAAAGGAATGGCACATAAAACAGGAGCAGTATCTTCTGCCACAGGACTTGGGATTGGCCCTGCATCTTTGGCACAGGATGTGAGGACAACACAAGATGCAAGATTGGTGCCCTTCATGGCACAGGAAGTGGGCTCAGTGCCCTCCATAGCTGGCCAAAGGGAAGCTTGTATATGCTAGACCAAAAACATGGAGATTTCCACTCAAGAGCCAGCCTTCAAAGGCTGTAGGAGCCTAACAAGTGTAATATCCATTGTCCAGAGTGAGacacaaaacattcataaataCATCCAAGCAATGACCCCCAAAGAAGAGCTATGAGAAAATGCCTCACACAGAAAGTGCAAAGGAGCCTGAGACAATTCAACACATAATAGGACTGAGAGAAACAATGGTGGCAGGCATCATATATAGAAATTTATGCAAGGCATACGAGCTGGATACCCCAAGTCCAAATTAAGTTCAAATGGGAGGAGCCAAAGAGGGTGTTGGGGAACAACAAGGCTAAGAGGGATCTCCTGATCCAGACATATCCAGACAAGGAAATAGTGGTGAACTAACCAGACATCATAAGAATAGGTAAAAGATAATAAATGTGGTAGTCACAAAAGatggaaacacacaaaagaaggaATATAAAAAGTTGAAGAAACACAAGGGGACTGTGTGAATATGGAAGGTTGATACAAAGTTGTCTCAGCTTTTGGAATAAAGCTCACACTGATAGACAGGTAGTGTTTTTGAATACCTGGAAGATCACAGTTTGTGGGTTCCATGCCAGGCAGCGTCCTAGTCCCCActctctcctgccccctgcTGTTCACACACCAGCAGTGACCAGTAGAGCTCAGACATTGCAAGGGCTTGTAATGACCCTGACCGTCACACTGGGGGATGTACGCTTCCAATAGGGTCTCTTCTCCCCAGTAGTGTAGTGCCTCCTGCAGCTTCTGTCTGTGCTGAACACAAGTAGCCACAGCAGGTTCTGCCCTCTCTGGATAGAAAACAGTGTGGCAACTTTTCAAATGTACTGTCAGGCAATATGAAATGCTGATGTAACAGAAAGTAAACTAAATTAGTGGGTAATACTAGAGCGCACTTTTCTGAAGAACTatacatacaacacatacaaccatgatataatttaataataatgatatataCTCAAGGAAGTTTCAGTTGAGAACAAGGCCTTTGTCAACAACCAAGCAGATTAGAAGGAAAAGCTGCCCATTTGCTGATAAATGGTGAATTTATTTTGTGGTTGGCATAGGAAGCCGTCCCCATCATAGCCTGGCCAGCACTGACAGTGGAAGGAGCCCAGAGTGTTGGAACAGGAGGCCAATGGGTGGCACAGTTGTAGGAGACACTCATCAATATCTGCAAACagaaaagcacattttattCCATTCATTTACATGTCTTTttcatgaaatacattttccatttattttatttctgtatgttgGTTCAAGTAATGCTGGAATTTGTTGCAGTAGTCCTCATTGTCACATCCGATCCTCCGGTCTCTCCTGTCACTACCTCCAGAAAACTTCCATAAATTTCCCACCAGGCACATTAGATCTAGCTCCCCTGATTGCTGATTGCACCTTCCTTTCATTATACCTATTCTGTCAGTGTATTTAATCCCCGTATTCCACCCAGTTTTCGTGAAGTCTTGCAGAGCATTCGTATACATGTCCTAAACTGTGCGTAGTTGTTGTCCCCCCGtgggtctctctgtgtgcctaGTCCATACCTGGTATTGTCTGTCTCTGGTTTGTTAGCCTGTCGCTAATGCTGAACCTTCCTTTGATGCCGCTTCTGTTCACACACCTTATACTCACATGTTCACATGTATGAGAATTTTTGTTATATAGAAAATTATAGAACATTATAGAttgtaattaaaatttaaatttgatAAAAATTAACTAGTTGgtaatagtaataaatattttatttatgggTTTTGTGGTGGTGTATGTAGGATAAATATACCATTGTCCTGACAGCCTCAGGAAATGCACTGTCATACAAGGCTGTGctcttttgattttgttttgacatTAGGCATCTGTAGGAAAGGGTGTGAATACAGAATTCTACCAGAGTATTTCACAGATATCTGAATGCCACCCTGagagcttcacacacacacacacacacacacgcacatgcattcATTATGATAACTCCAACCAAAAACTACATTAGGTAACATGCCCAGAGGACACCCACGCACATCTGCCAGTCAAAGTCAAACTCGTAGCCTGTTTCACAACGACAATGGTGGCTTCCTGGCATGTTCACACACTCTGTATGGGCACCACAAAAGTTAATGCCTTCTGTACACTCATCCACATCTGTGCACAACCAAATACCTGAATTTTTCCATTACTTGAATTAAAAgaatgatttatttcaaaatcCCAATGTTTCAAACTGATGGCAGCACTGTGTAAAATGTGAGTAGTCTGTACCGTAGCAGTTCTTCCCATCCCCTCTGAAGCCCATAGCACACTGGCAGTGGTATTGGAGCCCCTCTGCTGGCAAGCACAGCGCCATGGGGTCACAGTAGTGTTTCCTGGACCTGCATGGGTTCACCTCTACCAGCCCTGGAAGCTCACCTGACAAACAGCTTCATTTAAAATTGCTTCAGAACCTTAGTCATGCTATGAAATCACCAGTGTGATTCTCAAAATGATTCTTTGTTTGTGTACATAACCATTGCATGCTCCACATTCAGCTGCTGAAAGTCTGGTACAGTCCATGGCCCATGCATACATCTCTGAAAACCTATGTTCTGATGCAGCAAGTAGGAGAACATCTCAGATCCAGCATTCTCTGAAACCAGCATGTACTCATGTAGTGCAGATGATGTTATCCTTGAGACATAAAGATACTACAttacaaacattacacacagtGTAATGTGGCAGCAAGAGCTGTGGCATAGTCAGTACAGTAGCCATCCTGGGAGCATAGTGGTAGAAGTGAACCACACAGACTGGATGCCCTGCTGGCACTCATGGTAGGTGGCGTGACGCTTGAAGTTAATACAGAGGGATACCCTTGGGCATCTTGATGGACCACAGAAGAAGGCATTGCTATAATACTGGTGTGATCTTCATGGATGTAAAAGTCCTCATCAGTTGTTGTAGAGCAAGCGTTCACAGTGCCATCACCCAGCAAGGCATGTGCAAGAGAGTGGCTGGGCCCTACAGCACGTACCACCCTCGGGAACGGGACACGGCTGCTTCCAATGTGGAAGATCCACAATCCCCGAACACCTATGCTGCCTTCCCTGGGAGATACAAAGCCATGAACACTGAAAAAGATGATGCTACTTAGAGATAAGAAAAATTTCTAATTAGAGCAAGCAAGGCACTCACTGATAAGAGTGTCCTGGGGGTTTCCTTTGAAATGGAGACGGCGTGGAACATCTCCTCTGTGTTGGATCCGTCTCCCCTGTTAAAACCAGCCAGAATACTGAGCTCTGTTGAGCCAGTactgctattgtgtgtgttattgtgtgtactAGTATTCTGTAGAGTCCCAGAGAACTCCAGCCCATCCACCGGATACAGGAAAATGGCAAAGCTGTCTGTCAAATTTCCTGCCAAGACTACTTGAAAGCTGCTTACCTATAAGCAGTAGAGGACATTTAGGAAGTatgtaaaaaattaaagataaatatttgGCAACATATAGGAAATTCATAGCCTTAAAAGGTAGAATGTCAAAACCATGCCAGTTAACTGTAAGTAGTTTAAAGTGAGctataaacaaaaattaagtaATGAACATGCCTGGAAAAGTCAAAGATGAACGAGCATGTATCACTAATCCAGCAAAATCACAGGaaataaaaacctaaaatatGAAATCCTAGATGCTCTCACCCAGTGTCCTGTCAGAGAATCTTTGTTAAAACATGCAACATGATCCCATGTAGTTATAAACATGTGGGTGGGCTTAAAGTGGGACTCAGGGAAACCTTGGTGAATCATCTCATCCACATGATTGAGCATGCTTACAGAATCATCTGTGCGGTAGTAGATGGCCCCCTTTCCCACTCTCGTGTCAATATCAGCCAGAAAAGGTACAATGGCTGGAAAGCTCAGGGGAAAGCTACTGCCCAAATATTGAGATTCACTGGGTGGAAGCTGAGGAGACAGAATGCCATTGGTGGCCACCTGGGAAATGGATGAGATGGTTCAACATCTCACTAAAATAAGCACAAAATATCACATATTTTAGTCCCTTCAAGCTCAGATATATTGTTCTTTTGATCGGTGATATTCCCTTGACACATAATGCACATTGCTAAGTCAAGTAAAGTTTCAGTCTTCTAgcatgtacaaaatgtaaactGACCAGTGTGCTTGAGCTATTAACACTACTATGACTAATGATAAATTTAAGGTACAGTAgaaagaatttatttatttacttacattaGAACCCATATGTGGGACCACACATAGTAGAATGAAGTCAAAGCAAATTTCATAgtttattaatttaacaaacatgGTTTTGCAGTGACATTTTCAGGCTTTTCAAATTTGTAAAGACAAGCTTTGTAATGAAATGCATTGTTACTTACGAAAACAACACTGAACTGAGTGTTGTAGAAATGCAAAGGCTTTTTGAGCTTCAGACCGCTGGAACGCTCATCATTACCCTGCTGCAAGACTAAATCACCTTCAGATGTTCCAAAGGGTAAAAAGTCACTTTGATTGGCAGTtatcacacagaaataaatattatgGAATATGAAAACTTTGTATGCCTTCAATGTGTAGTTCTGGTGTAGCTGTTGTACATCAGTGAAACACTATCACCCTGAAGTTCAGGAGCTGAAACAAAGTGCTAATTTAGGCTGAGAGCATGGCTTGACCACAAGTCATAAAAATACCAAAATTTCTGAGGGCGTGTTTGGATCATGCCTAGCAGCTGCATAGCTGTCTGATCACTGACTAGTCAAGGACTGAAGATACTATCTGTtaactttaaatacatttaattgattattcaaaaacagacaaatgaaagaCCTACATTTACCTgctgctttttatccaaagcagctcacagttatgactgaatacaacttaaacaattgagggttaagggccttgctcaggggcccaactgtgACAACTTagcagtggggtggggggttgatccagcaaccttccaattgcaTAGTAAGTACCTTAACCGCCGAGCTACCACTGTCCTAACCTATTTGTGCTCTTCAAATGTATTGCATATCTGCATTATTATAAATAAGCAGcatgtttgtaaataaaaataaataagataacaTATTATACAACACTGTTTATAACAGGCTCATCCTTAGCTGAGAACGGTGTGGGCGTGATCCTAATTTTCCAGTGAGAATGCTTGATTGACAGCTTGCTGAGACGAGCCTCatctcaaaatgaaaacatgggCATAGGTACCAGCTATCTTCGTGGATTGTGTAAATAACAAGGTATCGTAGCATatatcatttgtgtttttgtcactTTATTCTGATTTAACACCAGTTTTTGATACATTTAGATGGTCAGGGATTAAAGTTTCAAACATTGGATCTTCTGGTTTAAAATtatgatttaaatgtataatctTGGGAATAATGTTCAGTAACAATAATCATATTGGGTaagaactttattttttaaagttaggCAAGATTACTGCTCGAATTTCAAATAGACGTCGTACGTATCCTACTGTGTCATATTTTGCAAGAGTCAGACTCCGCCCGCCTCGATCCCAAGATGAATTAActgatgtaaataataaaatggtcTACCTCCGGTAGTGTTCCATTTCAAAATaacatataatacattttttagaATTGTTACGTGTGTACTTATATGCGTATATGTATGTCAACTTGAGTTAAATTCCCATAAGAAAAGAACAAGTCCTCCGTAAGACTGCACCCATGGCAGTCCCTTGACACTCAAAAAAAAGCCCTAATAAGAAAAGTACGAAAAGGAACTCGGGTAAAAGTTATATTTCGCTTCATTTGTCTTATAAGCGATAATATTACATTTGC is a window of Electrophorus electricus isolate fEleEle1 chromosome 3, fEleEle1.pri, whole genome shotgun sequence DNA encoding:
- the nid2b gene encoding LOW QUALITY PROTEIN: nidogen-2 (The sequence of the model RefSeq protein was modified relative to this genomic sequence to represent the inferred CDS: inserted 1 base in 1 codon; substituted 3 bases at 3 genomic stop codons), with product MAKWRGEQATRDFLPFGTSEGDLVLQQGNDERSSGLKLKKPLHFYNTQFSVVFVATNGILSPQLPPSESQYLGSSFPLSFPAIVPFLADIDTRVGKGAIYYRTDDSVSMLNHVDEMIHQGFPESHFKPTHMFITTWDHVACFNKDSLTGHWVSSFQVVLAGNLTDSFAIFLYPVDGLEFSGTLQNTRETDPTQRRCSTPSPFQRKPPGHSYQEGSIGVRGLWIFHIGSSRVPFPRVVRAVGPSHSLAHALLGDGTVNACSTTTDEDFYIHEDHTSIIAMPSSVVHQDAQGITSSALHEYMLVSENAGSEMFSYLLHQNIGFQRCMHGPWTVPDFQQLNVEHAMVMYTNKESFXESHCNFKXSCLSGELPGLVEVNPCRSRKHYCDPMALCLPAEGLQYHCQCAMGFRGDGKNCYDVDECTEGINFCGAHTECVNMPGSHHCRCETGYEFDFDWQMCVDIDECLLQLCHPLASCSNTLGSFHCQCWPGYDGDGFLCQPQNKFTIYQQMERAEPAVATCVQHRQKLQEALHYWGEETLLEAYIPQCDAPLVPCAENLCERWRTVLLSHYGGRPSPQDYMPQCDTHGHFLSIQCYGNSSYSWCVDLQGRELMGTRSHDAVKPACISTKVLPLAESLVYPVIKSSPSGPALLXAQGSQIGVIPLDDTHPVQEKSSVLLSLQDSAVIGISYDYHENTLYWSDVARRAISRVSLVFGAEPDTIIHTDMVQPEGLAVDVVNKRMFWVDSGIEMADLEGRNRRILFDSNIANPRAIIVDATSRTLFWTDWDHDSPRIESCTLEGHHRRVLVNEGLGLPNALTIDPLTNHLCWADAGTKKLECLAIDGTKRXVINNRLDYPFSLAIYNGLMYYTDWERDGILVINKATNKQTDYIPVQKSHLYGIGFILPQCL